From one Rhopalosiphum padi isolate XX-2018 chromosome 2, ASM2088224v1, whole genome shotgun sequence genomic stretch:
- the LOC132923427 gene encoding cytospin-A, with the protein MRVMKFISLFRRNHNQGSPSEGVRSYQQPPVTMESAVFPPNNKLPQETEKLQHQKSQHQQQQQELQKEAMGSRGATAVGLSPTNTIEQSDKETEYIEELEKLRLEVGLLKEQRDVAERNLAMHIESAHNALPCASISNNKVDDRRRYPSSAPASIAPPNSASQELLDTHDWDKNSSSVSEVSLACLQDRIIQMEETHYSTNEELQATLQELADLQSQLYDLQHDNERLGKEKGVLLESLCQQTEKLEDARTKVDALQGLFLVPGSNPPSSVTEREEKLVELLKSGQAEREAWLTKQEGLISEANESRRTLDNETKKANQLLERVRFLESTVDSKSAEVKQLDEQLSFAKEEISSKNIEINRNLMLLDNARAKIEELEAARDKLGDKSELDELLNHARREKDNLESQLASMQERVQRAFCEIDRLKEQLANSNEQYTVASNNAKSALIDLQWQRDKWHEEVASLTSELKSAKEAESEAQSLCQKYVEEKRQLADVLSETQMCLANVRKALEEEKSEMHSERKEWHQFKEDLLTTVRVANDYKEIVEKDMEQIITENKRLREKVKTLEAQLDKLKHMDKPRALSCSANSILNPVIIGHEISRRSSHSKLSRQDSQLSVKTLIESIENATKQAKTAEFTRSNSTSSLNGLVGQNENENLNKLPRDGDFKAPLREQNCLSTDNNTISSCEETDPIKKCQNDDYRSNGSILSSSRNIDTFARLGGTIETPERRDPLQALVKNGGSKRNALLKWCQNRTIGYPNIDITNFSSSWNDGLALCALLHTYLPDQIPYSELTTAETRRNFTVAFEAAESIGIPTTLNINDMISQERPDWNLVMAYVTAIYKQFET; encoded by the exons ATGCGCGTGATGAAATTCATATCGCTTTTCCGCCGAAACCACAACCAGGGTAGCCCTTCCGAGGGGGTGAGGTCCTATCAGCAACCCCCAGTGACAATGGAATCAGCTGTTTTCCCGCCAAACAACAAACTACCTCAAGAAACGGAAAAACTGCAGCACCAGAAATCACAACATCAACAGCAGCAGCAAGAACTTCAAAAAGAAGCTATGGGCAGCCGTGGCGCTACGGCTGTCGGTTTGTCCCCGACCAACACTATCGAGCAGTCCGACAAGGAGACCGAGTACATCGAAGAGTTGGAAAAACTGCGTCTAGAAGTTGGACTGTTGAAG gaACAAAGAGATGTTGCTGAAAGAAACCTAGCGATGCATATTGAAAGTGCCCATAATGCTTTGCCATGTGCATCcatatctaataataaagtGGATGATCGGCGAAGATATCCAAGTTCAGCTCCTGCTTCTATAGCACCTCCAAATTCAGCTAGTCAG gaGTTATTAGACACACATGACTGGGATAAGAATTCTAGTTCTGTTAGTGAGGTGTCTTTGGCATGCTTACAGGATAGAATTATTCAAATGGAAGAAACCCATTATAG tactaATGAAGAATTACAAGCAACATTGCAAGAATTAGCTGACCTTCAGTCACAACTTTATGATCTCCAACATGATAATGAACGTTTGGGTAAGGAGAAAGGTGTATTGTTAGAGTCATTATGTCAACAAACAGAAAAATTAGAAGATGCTCGTACCAAAGTTGATGCATTACAAGGGTTATTTCTTGTACCGGGTTCTAATCCTCCATCATCTGTTACCGAACGAGAAGAAAAATTAGTAGAATTGCTTAAAAGTGGGCAAGCAGAACGTGAGGCTTGGCTAACTAAACAAGAAGGGCTCATTTCTGAAGCAAACGAATCAAGACGAACATTAgataatgaaacaaaaaaagcTAATCAACTTTTAGAAAGGGTTAGGTTTTTGGAATCTACTGTTGATAGCAAAAGTGCTGAAGTCAAACAGTTAGATGAACAGCTTTCTTTTGCTAAAGAAGAGATatcttcaaaaaatattgaaattaatcgAAATCTCATGTTATTAGATAACGCTAGAGCAAAG attgaaGAATTAGAAGCAGCGAGAGATAAACTAGGTGACAAATCTGAATTAGACGAATTGTTAAATCATGCAAGACGTGAAAAGGATAACTTAGAAAGTCAATTAGCATCTATGCAAGAACGTGTGCAACGTGCATTTTGTGAAATTGACCGGCTTAAAGAACAATTGGCAAATTCTAATGAACAATATACTGTAGCAAGTAACAATGCTAAATCAGCACTTATAGACCTACAATGGCAAAGAGACAAATGGCATGAAGAAGTTGCATCATTAACATCTGAATTAAAATCAGCTAAAGAAGCAGAATCAGAAGCACAAAGTTTATGTCAAAAATATGTTGAAGAAAAAAGGCAACTGGCAGATGTATTATCTGAAACCCAAATGTGTTTAGCTAATGTTCGCAAAGCTCTTGAAGAAGAAAAATCTGAAATGCATTCTGAA agaaAAGAATGGCATCAATTTAAAGAAGATTTATTAACAACTGTTCGAGTTGCTAATGATTATAAAGAAATTGTAGAGAAAGATATGGAACAAAttataacagaaaataaaaGACTACgtgaaaaagtaaaaacattagaAGCTCAACTTGATAAATTGAAac ATATGGATAAGCCTAGAGCTTTATCATGTAGTGCTAATTCCATTCTTAATCCAGTTATTATTGGGCATGAGATAAGTCGTCGTAGTAGTCATTCTAAACTTTCCCGTCAAGATAGCCAACTATCcgtaaaaacattaattgaaAGTATTGAAAATGCTACTAAACAAGCAAAAACtg ctgAATTTACCAGAAGCAATTCAACATCAAGTTTAAATGGATTAGTGGgacaaaatgaaaatgaaaatttaaataagttaccAAGAGATGGGGATTTCAAAGCTCCACTTAGAGAACAAAATTGTCTTTCAACAGACAATAATACAATCTCTTCTTGTGAAGAAACtg atccaatcaaaaaatgtcaaaatgatGACTATCGTTCGAATGGGTCAATTCTTTCTTCGTCACGTAATATAGACACATTTGCTCGCCTTGGAGGAACAATTGAAACac CTGAACGCCGTGATCCTCTTCAAGCATTAGTAAAAAATGGTGGTTCAAAACGTAATGCCTTACTTAAGTGGTGTCAAAATAGAACAATTGGCTATCCAAACATAGACATAACAAATTTTAGTAGTTCGTGGAATGATGGACTAGCCTTATGTGCtttattacatacttatttGCCTGATCAAATTCCATACTCAGAATTAACAACAGCAGAAACTAGGCGCAATTTTACTGTTGCATTTGAAGCTGCTGAATCAATTGGTATACCAACAACATTG aacatCAACGACATGATATCCCAAGAACGTCCAGACTGGAATTTAGTGATGGCATATGTAACGGCTATATACAAACAGTTTGAAACGTAA